The Nitrospira sp. genome contains the following window.
ACACTGTATCTTGCGTACTTGGGCGCTCATAGTCGACAAAGCCACGTTCCCGTATTTCTGGCGCAGGTCGGTAGCCCACGAGGTCGCCGAGATAGGGCACGACCCAGTCATCACAGGTCTCGATAAACCAGTTCTCATAGAGACGTTCAATGTCGTGCTCGACAATACCGATCTGATCGGCAATCACGCTCAGCAGTGCCTTTAGCGGTTGACCGGCTTCTTCGTCGCGCTGACGGTGCACGACCGGCAATAATGCATAGACCCGGTCATCAGCCTCACTCATGTCAACCTCTGTGTTAGAACAATCGCATTCGGCACAACGGAAGGGATATAGGCCAACTGTGCAGGTCGAACCTCCCCCTTAACAATCGCCGCGACACTCACAGGGATACGTGGTCGCGGACGACCTCCTGTCTTCACTTTCGCTTCCACGACTTTTTGGGCCTCACGGTCGATCTCAGGGAAGGTCAACGGGCGCCGCAGTCTTCCTTCGCCTTGCATCTGGGGAATACTTTCAAACACATCGACATCGACATATTTCACACCACGTACGTTCTGGATCGTCGTGATCACCTCGCTGAGAAATGCGCCTTGGCCCAAGTTGCAGTTAGGAAAACTGAATCGCTTCAGTAAGGCTTTACGGACATCCTGCTGGAGAGTGTCCCATTGGCGGTCTTTGAGCACAACGATCTGTGCCGATATAATCGGGACAAGTAATTGACGCGTGGCGACAGAAAACTGGTGATGGGGATCGCCGTACTGCCGCAATGCAGCGGTCAGATGTTTATAGCGGTCCGATTCTTCGTCAATCGGAACATCATCGATTCCGGCAATCGTGAGATGAATGAATTGTTGCCTTCCATGGCGCAACAGCTCGGCCCTGGCCTTCCCGATTCCCGGAGAGCTGCGGGCAAAATCTTCATAGTCTTGAACAGACACCACACGATCAAAAGCCATCACCGCTAACGAGGCATTGTCCCGCATGAGATCAGCGCTTTTGTTTTCGGGATCAGCTCCTCCAGACGCCCGCAGAGGGTTGTCCACGGCTTTCACACCGAGCGGACGTGTCATGAGAAGTCGAACCCGTTCGGCTTCGACATTCCCAGTATTGCCGATTCCCGCCCGATACTCGGCCTTTACATTCTCTGTACCGGTTGGGAGACGAGCTCCGTTCTTGCCGTCGCCGAAAATAATGGTCGTCTTCTGTTCTTCATCAGTCTGCACCACAAAGACACGATCACCAGGACCGAGATCCGCGAGATCCGTCAGACGCGCGACTTCTCGCCAACGAATGCCATTGACGTAAACGCTCAAGGAACTGGCGCTACCCGAAGGGGTGGAGGCTGGCGTATAGGTCAGGGGTTTCTGAGATAAGGAAAAGCGTTGGAGTGGTTTGCCGGCGTCTCCACTCCCAAGCACTTCTTTGCGAGTCTCACCGTGAGTCGCGCGTACGACATTGCCAGAGATTTCTACCGTCTCCCGTTTATAGCGAGATTGCAAACCTTTGTCGAACACCAGGGTGGTATGGACCGTATTCCCCGGCGCTGGCACGGGATGTTGTTCCTTCTCATCGGTCTGAGGCATGGTGGTTTGAGCAGCATTTCCCGATGCTGGTACGAGAGGTTTCTCCTTCTCAACAGTCTTCGGTAACGTCGACCAACCATGGTGAACGGCAGCCAACCGCACCAGTTCACTTCGTCTCATACCCTTTATCGTTACCCCACCCCGTAGCTCCTTCGCCTGTGCCTCCTCGAGTCCGATCTCATCCGGAGTTTGACTGATATCTTCCTCTTCCCCAGTCACGATCAGCCAGCGACCGGGCTCCAGTCCCTCCACATAGCCATCGAGTTCAATCCGCTCACTATTTTCTCCCCCAATCGCAGCGAGGTACGGCTCAGCAGCGAGAGGCAGTTCTTCACTCTGCACATACACAACGGTTTGTCGAATGACATCAAACCCATCGCTGCCTTGGAACCATGGGCTATCGTTGCCGTCAGGAGTTTTTGGAGGCAGCACAAGCCTGGTGGTTTTTCCAGAAATCCCATATGCAGCTCGAGAAATCCCTGCATCGACAGCTGTGGCTTTGGTCACCAGCACACGTTCATGTGGGCTGTATTCAAGTAGCACCCAGCTGTTCGGGGCGATCTTGTCATAACTTGCATCGAGGTAAAGTGTGTTCCGTGTCTTGTCCTCGTCACCGACTTGCCATTCGCCAAACTTCATCACTTTGGTTTTGTCGTTCAGCTCTTTGGGTTCGAGCGGAGCGCTATGGCCAAACAATGACGCCTTCACTCGAAATGCATACACCGTCACCGGGTTTGTCTCTTCGAGACTTGCTCCAGGCAGGCGGTCGGATAAAGCCGTGTCCATGTCTAAAGGACTCTTTGCAACCACGTCATAGGCGAGTTCGGAAACCGGACCGTCTGCCCGCTGCCGGTCTAAAGACAAAGGCCGAGAAGCGCCTTCCTGTGTGGTCAAGTCTCCTCCTTGGTCCTTCTTGGTCCTCTCATTCAACGTCGCAACGAGATTCGTCAACCAATCACGCGTTTCCCCTCCTCGAGTTCCCTTTACAAAACGCTCAAGGCTAACCGTCTTCTTTGAAATCCGCGCCAGACGTTCCCCAGGAGGCACATTCGCAATCATCTGTTGTTTCAGAGATTCGAGTATCTCTCGTCTAGTCTTTTCACCTTGGGTTTCTTGTTTGCCTTTCTCAGGAGGTTTCAGGATGAATGGATCAACCGCTTTTTCTACAGCCCTCAATTGGGAAATAGGCTGCAGGGCCACCTTGGTTCGCTTCTTGTCGGTTTCCGGGTCGTAAACCACTGCAATGTGACGGTAGTATTGCTTGGCTGGATTGGGGAAGACGAACAGCAAGAGATCGTTGGCTTTCAACCCAGTAGCGATACCATCGAAATACAAGGTCTCCAGCGTTTCCGCATTCTCAGGAGTGATTCTTTGTGGGCGAGTCAGACGTGGCTTCAACTTGTTCCAACTGGCTCGTGCTTCGAGCTCCTCTGCCGTTTCAAACGATTGCGGCAGCTCTCCGGGGCCCGGAATGGTTTGCACACGCGCGCCGACAGGAATGGTGACGGGAGACTCCTTCTTCGACGAGAGGGCTCGCCCCTGATCGGGCTGGGATGACACGTTGTTTTCAACTGTATACGCAAGATACACGCTCGCTGCCACACCAGGACTTGACACGTACCCCACGAGTCTAGCCAGTTCTACAAGAGAGCGGTCTTCTCTGGCTGTTCGTATGTACCCTTCGTTGGCAATTCGCTCTTGATAGAAGGTCAGGACGTCGGCGACGGTCGCCCAAGCGTTGAGAAGCGCAATGGCCGGATCGTCACTGGTGTCTGAGGTCAGTCTTCCGAGTAGAGGGAACCCCCGACGAGAGAGCGCGGCTTTCATGCTCGCAAGAAACGCCGAGTGCGTACCAACTCGATACCGCAGGCTGTCCAATCCCGACCGGTTGCTCACAGAGAGTGGGGTCAATGTCTCGGCAGGTTCCCAACCCTGTCTGGGTTCTGTCATCGTCCACCTGTAATCGTCAATGCCAGTTTTCCAAGCTCAGGACGATTTGGATCATTATCTAAACGAGCGATTTCGAAGGGCCCAATCCGTAACATCCCATCTTCGATCTCCTTGGCTGGCGGGTGAAACAAGCGGCACAGTCGTGTGACTTCGACGCTGAGGACACCGGGCACGGCTTGCGCTGTAGCAACGAGGCGGCTGAGATAGAGACTGTCACCGAACGTGAGAAGATCAGGATGGAACAATCCCTTTCGCCCGTCAGGAAGTGTTGCATTCCCGAGGACAGCGCGTAGTTCTTCGGCAACATGGTCGCGCAATTGATGCTGACGAATCGTCACGGTCAGCGCAATGTCTAACGGCACATAGCGGGCGGGAAGCACGACGACCTGATGACCGATGCGTCGATAAGCGTACAGATCTCTGGCTAGTTCATCGCGTAGCCCATCCTCAAGAACAAAGCCGTGCAGCGGGTCGATAAACACGCGCACTTCATACCAACCATGCGCCCAGCGGAGTTCAGCTGCCGCGCGCTGTACCTTCTCGTTCCGTTCCGCGAAGCGAGCATAATCTTCGGCAACCACCGCTCGCTCAAGCTGAGATCGAAGGCTTGCCGGTGCCTTGAGTTTGGCCGTGGCAATCGGTTCAGGGTCGGAGCCTCCCTGTGCCGGAAGAGGATTTCGTACCCGGAGAACCCTCGAGTCAGAGACAGAGGTGGAACGATACACCAGATGAGAAATCGCTTCGGCGACAACATTCCCTTTCGTTCCATTTCCGACTCTATAGGTTGCCCTCAGGGCAACACCCGGTTGCACCGGCCGGCCGAGATCGCCATTGCCGAAGCGTAGATGGGCGATCCCTCCGTCATCGACCTCCGCCACGACATGTCGATTCTCTCGACCACTGTTCAGCAAGTCTCGTCGTGGCCCCCACTCCTTCCCATCTTGCCTCGTTCCATCCTGCTTCCTCTCTTCTTGTTCCTTCCCTTCCTGCTCCTCTTTAACGGTAAGGCACGGCAGTGCCTCAGCTACGTCTTGCCGTATCGCCTGCTGTACCGATCCGTACAAAAGAGGATTCGTCGGTTTCAGCCGCTCTCCATATTCCTGACCAAACAACGTTCCCACTTCTTGGGCATCACGATCAGTCAAACAGTATCCAGAGTACGCACGTTCACGCAGAGAGGTGAGACGACGTATTTTGCGCGCGAACAGAGATCGCTGTGAGAACACAACTCCGCGAGATGTGGCGGGCAGCAGCAGCCGTCCCTCGAGAAGGAGCAACCTCTTCAATGCTTTGCTCGGGTTCTGTGTGGCCCGTTGGTCCTCTCGGATTTCAAAACGAGCAAGGACTTCCTTCCCGAAAATGGTGCTCAGTGTCTCATACTCATCGTCCGATAGACGGGCTGCAGGATTTGTCTCTTCCCGCTTCTCCACAGCCCGCCAAATTTCAACGACCTGGAGGCGGATATCGCGGATGATTTGATCAAGAACCTGAGCTTGCCGTCGGGCGATCATTCTTCTCTCGGGGTACGGAACGCGCTGAGTGACGGGACCCTGTGTAAGCACAGGATAAAACGGCGCCGCTTGCAGCACCCTGTCAGCCGGCTGTCCTTCACCTTCACATTCTGTCGGTTCTTCCTGTGGCGCTACCATCCAAGGTTCCTTCTCTGTGACAGTACGCCCGTGGTCCACGAGCACGACATTGCCTCGGGCGATAGTGATGTCCTCGATATAATTGCAATCCGGGGCCTGACCAATTGCCGAAATTACGAGAGGAAAGGGCAGGGCGTCCTCACGATCCCATTCAATATGGACCACCGGCTGAGCATGCAGTTCATCACAACCAGGCGTCACCTTTGTCAACCGAACCGCGCGCCGATGCCTGGGATCCGCGTCGGCCGCTACACCCGTCCGGGGCCCTAAGACTTCCTCAAAGATCAGCACATCGCCCGCACGAAGTCGGCTCAGTGCTCGTTCACCACCCTGCTCGTCGTCGCGAAGAGTTGCCGACGTCGCGCCTTCAGGCAAGACACAACCCCTGTTATCCCAGGTATAAAAGCTGATCCGGTTGTGCGCTGCGTACAAGTTTATTGGCCGATCCTCGATCGGTTCAAACACTTCGTATTGGCTTGAGGGCACCTCTCCCATATCTCTTCCGGGCATGACGGTATCGCGGCTGGTCATGGTCTGATTCGTGTCCGAAACAAAATAGACATCTGTGGGCTCGAGCGTCATATCGCCTGCCGTTTCAATACAAACCCAGGCGCGGGCGTTGCATCCATCGTGCAGCGAATAATCGATCAGCCGCAGGTGCCGGCGCACGGAAATGCGCTGCCGGGCTGTGTTGAGATAGGCTTCGGTGGCGACGGCATCTTGGTAGTAGCTCAGTTGATCGCCGATATAGGCCAGCACCTCAACAAGGGTCAGTCCCAAGTCGGGAACATGCCGCTCTTGCCATGCCGGCGCAACGATCGCAAGACGATCAAGAATCAGTTGGCGAAAACTCGCGTAGTCCTTGGCGAGGTAGTTGATCTCCGGTTCATCACGAGAGACCGGGGCTGCTTGGCTGGGAGGATACACTGAACTGGTCGGCGCCGCTCCGTAAAAGGTGAAGTCCACTGTGGCATATCGAGCATCAAATCCTTTCAGTGGTTCCGTCCCGGGTCGGTTATACTCATCTGCTTCAACGACATGCAGCGTGTACGTGGAGGAGTCTCCCCGCATATTGGAGAAAACCCGCAAGACATCATCGCTCTTTTGGTCTTGGGTACGGACAGGCTCAACGTGCGTGACGACAATATTCTTGATGCGCACTCCCCCATCAATACGAATATTGGAGGCGGATACGTCACCAGTCAGCTTTCCTAAGAGATAGACGTCGAGCACACGACCGTCGTTGCTCACCTCGACATAATCCAGCCCATTGAGATCCGCCTGGCGCACCTCTTCACGCCGGCGGTCGTCGTGACATATCACTCCGGACTCCACGAGCTACACCTTTCGTAAAAACTGAGTCGTACGGCGATCATTCGTCCGCCGCACCAGGTACTGAATAAGGATAGTAAGCCTGCCTTCGTCGTTGTTCGTCACTTCCAGCCGTTCGACCGCAATGAGATCGCCGAGCCACCGTTGCAAGCCCGCCTGAACGGTAAATTGAAGGGCTGTGGCAAGTTCGGAACTGTTCGGCGTGAAGATCATCTGCAGCAGGCCACTGCCGAAATCCGGCCGGTTGACCCGCTCGCCGGGGTTGGTGAAGAGAAACTCTTCAATCATGTCCCGGATGTGGTCCGCTTCCCCGGTCGTTGCCGTGCGACCCACGCGATCGAAATGAAAGGGATAGTCGATATTCATTAATTCCCCCTGACCCGCATCTGCGTCGTGACGATGTTCACCCCTGTCCCATTCGGTGCGCAGATCGCCTGGCTATCTTGCAACAACACCGGAATCCCCCCGGCCTTGATGCGTAATGCCGCCGTCACCCACTGGGCCGTGACGCAGGGCACCGGCGACCCGCTGACATTAAACGGGCATCCAACCACCGTATGAGGGGTGGACTGGGTGACCACCATCTGTCCACTAACCTTCACCCGAGGGTTGGGAGCTGTCGCTTGGGCTTGCCCCGCATGGAGACAGAGCACCGTGGCACCCATATGCAGGAGATACCCTGGCATTACGTCACCTCCAAGGCCCCGCCGTTAACGGACACCTGTGGACCGGTGAGCTTGATGCTGGCATTCTGGCCGTTGGTGATTTCGATCCCCGTCACATTCATCACGATCTTCATGCCCGCAGTCGTCTCAATGGTGACGCCCCCCGCACCGGTTACATCGTTCAGCGTCATCGTCGCGACATCGGTCTTGAGCACCTTCATCTCGGCCACCGCAGGCGAGGCCGGCAACTCCCCCTGCGCCCAGAAACAGCCGGTCCAGATGGGATAGTCCGGATCGCCATGCTCAAACTCGATCCAGACGGACGCATCAGTGGGCGGAATAAGGAACAAGCCCACGTTCTTCCCGGCATAGGGTAAGGCAGGAAGGGCCCACCCGCTTTCCTGTTCACCGAACACATCCTGCACCTTCGCTCGAATCCGTCCCAGCATCAGCGGATCGCGGTTGTCGGACACCACGCCTCGAAACTTTCCGTAAAACGGCGGACCCTGGCCGTTCATGGCACCACCACCGGCGTCAAGGCACCGCGTCCTTCACGCCGAAGCGAAAAGCTCTGCTTGTATTCCCCGCGCTTGACGCGATGCGTGACTTCCTGCACGTAATAGGTGCCGTCGTAGCTTTGTCCCACACCACGAACCCCAACCAATCGGCGTGACCGCAAAGCGCGTCCATAGCGCACGGCGTCCACTTCTCCCGTGGCAGTCACTGCATCCGAAGACTGACTCGCTGAGGACAGGCCCCGTAGCGCCGCCTGAATAGGATTGAGGTTCGCCGTATTCCTGGGCAACGTCTTTCGCAACGAACTTGCCGGTTGCCGAGCCAAGGGAGGATGCAACCCGCTTGGCAAGGGAATCGCGATCGGTCGCTTGGTGAACGGCTCAAGAATAGTGACTTGTGGTTCAGCCGGGCCCAGGGCATCGAAGCTGAACGTCATCGGTTGATCCACATTGGTATCGGCCCCCATATTCATCGTGAGCGCCGGTTGCGGTAGCCCCAACCGATTATCGAGACCCCAATAGGCGTCATTGACGCCGGGGATCATGGTCGGCTCAATGTAAAACACAAAGCCGTTGCGGCGAGCGAGTTCTCGGATGAAATCAAGATCGCTCCCCTGTTGCGAGGGAATCCGATCAACCTGAATCGGCACATCGGTCGTCGGCGTCACGCGAGGCACCAGACCCAGCGTCGCATAATTTGCGATCAGCTTGTTGACGATGACCCAATCGGCCTGGTTGGGAAATGTTTCGCTCTTCTCCTCCAGACTGAGTTTCAGGCTGATATCCTTCCCGAACACAGTCAAGGTGGACTCCACCGGCCTATTGCTGGGGGCTATCTGGTGATTGGTGATGATGCCGTCAATCAACACTTGAGGCAGCACCCCGATAAACACCATAATAATGACTCGGCTCGGCGGATCGAGCAGCCCCGTGAGCAAGAGCCCATAATCGAGGATCGTCTCCTTCCCCAGACTGAACGTCAGCTTGAACCCATCGAAATCTTGATCCCGATTCGTGACTTCCACGTCGGTCAGTGCCTCCATCACCGGATAGGGTGCCGGGATCGGCACCGTCGGGCCGATGAGCAATTGCAGACGGACACCAAGGCTCGGCATGGCTAAATGGCTCCCCCTTGAGGAAACGTGATCTGCAACCGGCGACCGATCGTGCTGGTCAATTCCTCCGACCGCATCGCATTGTTGGCATCGCACAGGCGCCAGAACTGCTCGGGATCGCCGAGATACCGCGCCGTGATATTGTCGAGGCGTTCCCCTTGCGTGACGACATGTTCTGCCACGACCGGCGTATTCGGGCTGACAGCTGGCACAAAACGGCGTCGCAGATACGCAATCTCCTTCCCATCCGCCGGTTCGTATTTGG
Protein-coding sequences here:
- a CDS encoding putative baseplate assembly protein, giving the protein MTEPRQGWEPAETLTPLSVSNRSGLDSLRYRVGTHSAFLASMKAALSRRGFPLLGRLTSDTSDDPAIALLNAWATVADVLTFYQERIANEGYIRTAREDRSLVELARLVGYVSSPGVAASVYLAYTVENNVSSQPDQGRALSSKKESPVTIPVGARVQTIPGPGELPQSFETAEELEARASWNKLKPRLTRPQRITPENAETLETLYFDGIATGLKANDLLLFVFPNPAKQYYRHIAVVYDPETDKKRTKVALQPISQLRAVEKAVDPFILKPPEKGKQETQGEKTRREILESLKQQMIANVPPGERLARISKKTVSLERFVKGTRGGETRDWLTNLVATLNERTKKDQGGDLTTQEGASRPLSLDRQRADGPVSELAYDVVAKSPLDMDTALSDRLPGASLEETNPVTVYAFRVKASLFGHSAPLEPKELNDKTKVMKFGEWQVGDEDKTRNTLYLDASYDKIAPNSWVLLEYSPHERVLVTKATAVDAGISRAAYGISGKTTRLVLPPKTPDGNDSPWFQGSDGFDVIRQTVVYVQSEELPLAAEPYLAAIGGENSERIELDGYVEGLEPGRWLIVTGEEEDISQTPDEIGLEEAQAKELRGGVTIKGMRRSELVRLAAVHHGWSTLPKTVEKEKPLVPASGNAAQTTMPQTDEKEQHPVPAPGNTVHTTLVFDKGLQSRYKRETVEISGNVVRATHGETRKEVLGSGDAGKPLQRFSLSQKPLTYTPASTPSGSASSLSVYVNGIRWREVARLTDLADLGPGDRVFVVQTDEEQKTTIIFGDGKNGARLPTGTENVKAEYRAGIGNTGNVEAERVRLLMTRPLGVKAVDNPLRASGGADPENKSADLMRDNASLAVMAFDRVVSVQDYEDFARSSPGIGKARAELLRHGRQQFIHLTIAGIDDVPIDEESDRYKHLTAALRQYGDPHHQFSVATRQLLVPIISAQIVVLKDRQWDTLQQDVRKALLKRFSFPNCNLGQGAFLSEVITTIQNVRGVKYVDVDVFESIPQMQGEGRLRRPLTFPEIDREAQKVVEAKVKTGGRPRPRIPVSVAAIVKGEVRPAQLAYIPSVVPNAIVLTQRLT
- a CDS encoding putative baseplate assembly protein, which encodes MICHDDRRREEVRQADLNGLDYVEVSNDGRVLDVYLLGKLTGDVSASNIRIDGGVRIKNIVVTHVEPVRTQDQKSDDVLRVFSNMRGDSSTYTLHVVEADEYNRPGTEPLKGFDARYATVDFTFYGAAPTSSVYPPSQAAPVSRDEPEINYLAKDYASFRQLILDRLAIVAPAWQERHVPDLGLTLVEVLAYIGDQLSYYQDAVATEAYLNTARQRISVRRHLRLIDYSLHDGCNARAWVCIETAGDMTLEPTDVYFVSDTNQTMTSRDTVMPGRDMGEVPSSQYEVFEPIEDRPINLYAAHNRISFYTWDNRGCVLPEGATSATLRDDEQGGERALSRLRAGDVLIFEEVLGPRTGVAADADPRHRRAVRLTKVTPGCDELHAQPVVHIEWDREDALPFPLVISAIGQAPDCNYIEDITIARGNVVLVDHGRTVTEKEPWMVAPQEEPTECEGEGQPADRVLQAAPFYPVLTQGPVTQRVPYPERRMIARRQAQVLDQIIRDIRLQVVEIWRAVEKREETNPAARLSDDEYETLSTIFGKEVLARFEIREDQRATQNPSKALKRLLLLEGRLLLPATSRGVVFSQRSLFARKIRRLTSLRERAYSGYCLTDRDAQEVGTLFGQEYGERLKPTNPLLYGSVQQAIRQDVAEALPCLTVKEEQEGKEQEERKQDGTRQDGKEWGPRRDLLNSGRENRHVVAEVDDGGIAHLRFGNGDLGRPVQPGVALRATYRVGNGTKGNVVAEAISHLVYRSTSVSDSRVLRVRNPLPAQGGSDPEPIATAKLKAPASLRSQLERAVVAEDYARFAERNEKVQRAAAELRWAHGWYEVRVFIDPLHGFVLEDGLRDELARDLYAYRRIGHQVVVLPARYVPLDIALTVTIRQHQLRDHVAEELRAVLGNATLPDGRKGLFHPDLLTFGDSLYLSRLVATAQAVPGVLSVEVTRLCRLFHPPAKEIEDGMLRIGPFEIARLDNDPNRPELGKLALTITGGR
- a CDS encoding GPW/gp25 family protein — translated: MNIDYPFHFDRVGRTATTGEADHIRDMIEEFLFTNPGERVNRPDFGSGLLQMIFTPNSSELATALQFTVQAGLQRWLGDLIAVERLEVTNNDEGRLTILIQYLVRRTNDRRTTQFLRKV
- a CDS encoding phage baseplate assembly protein V; translation: MNGQGPPFYGKFRGVVSDNRDPLMLGRIRAKVQDVFGEQESGWALPALPYAGKNVGLFLIPPTDASVWIEFEHGDPDYPIWTGCFWAQGELPASPAVAEMKVLKTDVATMTLNDVTGAGGVTIETTAGMKIVMNVTGIEITNGQNASIKLTGPQVSVNGGALEVT
- a CDS encoding LysM domain-containing protein; amino-acid sequence: MFPPTSRYHGIEIAKYEPADGKEIAYLRRRFVPAVSPNTPVVAEHVVTQGERLDNITARYLGDPEQFWRLCDANNAMRSEELTSTIGRRLQITFPQGGAI